A segment of the Necator americanus strain Aroian chromosome IV, whole genome shotgun sequence genome:
GTCAGTCGAACAAATTAATCCGACCAGCCCAATCGAAGTCAACCTGCTAAGTATTTGACGAAATAGTGTGTTGATGCGCTGTGAGGCAAATAATTTGCTCACAGTCTCTTGTTTCGCTCTCCTCGTAACACAAACTCTTTCGCGGAAGAACTGTAGTAGTGGGTCAGTGTCGACTGACAAATTTCAGGCGTAACAATAAATCGctacggatctccctcactagagggatcacagccggttagtcgcgaggctacgtggcgcgtccccgggtggcggatagggggctaatcgcggaccaaaagcgaccttgcgcttgcccagagacgcaggtggattcaggggatggactccctgtttctgctgagccaggactgactcatgacatccttgtatcccgcacgtcggtccggccaaaagcctgcaatcaagtgactgggaggtgcaagggaggcggtttggagtcgcctccaacaaataagctccacatgtccacaccgggagaacgaaagttctcccaaaaacttatgggactagaggcttacAACCtgtccatgggttttaaaattttaagcaaaacacagtaatagaaaagagtctcctgattccggaagaaagcctggtacggtagcgccaggtgggacggggttgcaggagttatgtaggctaccgaaactggaaaaggactaggatggcgatctgtacttataacgcacgtacgcttgcatcggaagcggccatcgaagatctgatgatgcaagccaagaagatcaagtacgacgtcatcggactaaccgagacgagacgacgtcaccctctcaacgccgtatatgaaactggagaagaactgttcttaggaacatgcgacagtagaggtgttggtggagttggtgtcctcgtcaacacgagtatggcaaagaacatcgactctttcgaacaacttacgacccgaatcggacgtctgcggatgagaagatgtggtccaacaccagctttgactatcttcgtcgcttacgctccaacatcaagctacgaagaagaagaagtcgaagctttctatatggacctggagaagttctaccaagaagatcatgccttctacaaggtcataattggcgatttcaacgctcagggagagaggctctccgagttcatcatgacgactaagaccatccatgggaactcgcaattccagaagccctcctctttacgctggacgtgggagtcacccggtggagggtaccgtaatgaaatagaccacatcatcgtcaataaaaggttctgcctgacggacgtcggtgttgtaccaaagttctatacgggatcggaccatcgcctcctccgaggaagattttccttcacaaggagagcagagaaagccgccaagttcagagagagaaatcccaggactatcatcaactgggatctcttcgctacgttagccggcttttgggaagattccgcaatggacaacatcgacgaggaatatgaccggcttgtcgaacaccttcacgactgcgcgaagaaggctgagagttttaaaaccaccaagagacgcctgtctcttcaaactcttgagctgatacgccagcgtggagcagcacgagccgcagggaaccaagaactcacgtccgagctcgcaaggctttgcagagaggcgataaaagaagacagaagagcagaagtgctggctgaagctgcagaggcggggaaaagcatccgctatgcccgtcgagacttcgccagtcgcaagacgatgatgactgctctccggaacccaaagggaacagccattgcatcgagaagggggatggagaaaatcatctacgacttctactctgatctcttcgacagccatgtccacttgcctcctcaccatctgagggaagatggacaagtcattccagaggttcttccgtccgaaatacgacatgctatcatgtcggtaagaaatcgtacggcacccggtcccgacagaataagaccaaaacacctgaagagccttccgccagtactcatcaacactctggcgaggctctttacacgttatctgtcggagtgcaaggttcctaaacagtggaagaccagcaaaaccgtgttgttgtataaaaagggggatccacatgacatcggcaactatcgtccaatctgcctactgtccgtcatctacaagctctttacaagagtgatccttaataggattgaaaagtcctggatgaaggacagccatgagagcaagcagggtttcgaaaaggattcagcacgattgatcacattcacactgtttcgaaactcatcgaggtatcacgagagtacaagataccgctctgtctcaccttcatcgacttaaaaaaggccttcgactcggttgagacggaagcggtcgtggaagtcttggacaaccaaggcgtccctactcagtatataaaggtacttcgagagttgtacagtaacttcacgaccggaatttcgccattctacaagaacatcatcattgacgtgaagaggggggtccgacagggtgatacaatttcacccaaaatattcacagccaccctcgagaacgcaatgcgaaagttggaatgggacgacatgggagtgaaggttgatggtcggcagctacaccatttgcgctttgctgatgacatcgtactggtaacacctagcatcagccaagcggaacgaatgctgaccgaattcgacgaaacatgtggatgcatcggtcttcagctgtcTTCAGGTGAATTCTCACAAACTATGGTATTAGAGGTGTCCTATGATCAAAACAAATGGCGAAACCAATAGAAAAGACTTTGCTAAGGGCTGCTGACATGCAGTACTGTCCATTTCTTATTACACGGAAAATTAAGAACAAGTGAAGAGAAAGGAGATGCGGGGAGTTGTCCACGTTCAGCTGTCATTTGGCTGCTACGTTACAAGCTACTATTTTAGTCCTTTTTCACTGTGTCGTTCTTCAATACGTCTAATTCATCATATTTCCTTCTGCTTCCCCTGAGATCAAAAGCATAACTGTTGGTTACGGTCATATCGTTACGGTTGCCGCGAAGTGCCTTCAAGTATAACGTCCTCGTATTGTAACCTGGCTGGCTGCCGGCTGCGCGCATCCACATGATTGGAGAGGAGAAAGGAgagcggtcgttaggtacccgcagccggaTAAGTGCCTGGAGAAGAGGCTATCTTAGGTTAGCTGTGACCGCATATCTTAGGTTAGCTGTGACcgctaagccacgcccatccatcaccacatcTCAGAGGTCatgtgccgtgtttgtattgcaataacGTAATAGAGTTGACTTCAGGGAAGGTTCAAAGAATAAAATGGCAGCAACGTAataacgtagaaaatgaaaatgctaaaaatgaagcaaaaacgttgTTGGTTTGTACAAAAGTAAGacaacatcaaaaaacatgaatgaagctgaaaacgtACCAAAATAAAAGGTAAAAGTGTAAAAACGAGAACCTGGTCGTTGGAAGACGTGGATTTGTGATTGGAAAAACTTTGTAGAAGATGTAgacatatatttgtatttatacagagtATTTAATGCTCTAGTgcattgtatttatttgatactgcattattttgtaaaaatttcgatttgtttgttctacacaaataaaatactt
Coding sequences within it:
- a CDS encoding hypothetical protein (NECATOR_CHRIV.G16117.T2); the protein is MAICTYNARTLASEAAIEDLMMQAKKIKYDVIGLTETRRRHPLNAVYETGEELFLGTCDSRGVGGVGVLVNTSMAKNIDSFEQLTTRIGRLRMRRCGPTPALTIFVAYAPTSSYEEEEVEAFYMDLEKFYQEDHAFYKVIIGDFNAQGERLSEFIMTTKTIHGNSQFQKPSSLRWTWESPGGGYRNEIDHIIVNKRFCLTDVGVVPKFYTGSDHRLLRGRFSFTRRAEKAAKFRERNPRTIINWDLFATLAGFWEDSAMDNIDEEYDRLVEHLHDCAKKAESFKTTKRRLSLQTLELIRQRGAARAAGNQELTSELARLCREAIKEDRRAEVLAEAAEAGKSIRYARRDFASRKTMMTALRNPKGTAIASRRGMEKIIYDFYSDLFDSHVHLPPHHLREDGQVIPEVLPSEIRHAIMSVRNRTAPGPDRIRPKHLKSLPPVLINTLARLFTRYLSECKVPKQWKTSKTVLLYKKGDPHDIGNYRPICLLSVIYKLFTRVILNRIENTIDHIHTVSKLIEVSREYKIPLCLTFIDLKKAFDSVETEAVVEVLDNQGVPTQYIKVLRELYSNFTTGISPFYKNIIIDVKRGVRQGDTISPKIFTATLENAMRKLEWDDMGVKVDGRQLHHLRFADDIVLVTPSISQAERMLTEFDETCGCIGLQLSSGEFSQTMVLEVSYDQNKWRNQ
- a CDS encoding hypothetical protein (NECATOR_CHRIV.G16117.T1), which produces MAICTYNARTLASEAAIEDLMMQAKKIKYDVIGLTETRRRHPLNAVYETGEELFLGTCDSRGVGGVGVLVNTSMAKNIDSFEQLTTRIGRLRMRRCGPTPALTIFVAYAPTSSYEEEEVEAFYMDLEKFYQEDHAFYKVIIGDFNAQGERLSEFIMTTKTIHGNSQFQKPSSLRWTWESPGGGYRNEIDHIIVNKRFCLTDVGVVPKFYTGSDHRLLRGRFSFTRRAEKAAKFRERNPRTIINWDLFATLAGFWEDSAMDNIDEEYDRLVEHLHDCAKKAESFKTTKRRLSLQTLELIRQRGAARAAGNQELTSELARLCREAIKEDRRAEVLAEAAEAGKSIRYARRDFASRKTMMTALRNPKGTAIASRRGMEKIIYDFYSDLFDSHVHLPPHHLREDGQVIPEVLPSEIRHAIMSVRNRTAPGPDRIRPKHLKSLPPVLINTLARLFTRYLSECKVPKQWKTSKTVLLYKKGDPHDIGNYRPICLLSVIYKLFTRVILNRIEKSWMKDSHESKQGFEKDSARLITFTLFRNSSRYHESTRYRSVSPSST
- a CDS encoding hypothetical protein (NECATOR_CHRIV.G16118.T1) translates to MRKLEWDDMGVKVDGRQLHHLRFADDIVLVTPSISQAERMLTEFDETCGCIGLQLSSGEFSQTMVLEVSYDQNKWRNQ